Proteins encoded in a region of the Lepeophtheirus salmonis chromosome 6, UVic_Lsal_1.4, whole genome shotgun sequence genome:
- the LOC121121057 gene encoding uncharacterized protein, which translates to MDMSSLYLQPEGQVHGVCDPQWNGLSLQEMIDSDIKAEFDDVMRDDPLDLQDMDLELLNDLGNFDSPFGRYEIGSELSTGSELTLSSTHHWVESGGGSLSSTSSTASDQLSPDFGSLEATRSALNNSYFEDLNGANNVMVNPSSVMPVHTSQPSRIISEAKHVKTVISSQVANPHRHGSVIKIQTTNHSNAIPAVASSVTYPSIIMPIYTTTVASQTPGSCNTIHVGPRLGKTVKVIPPISSPMQVNSPQHIQQRTQIHQQIHNINNKHSASKKKSLSHNSSLQKPAEKENGFPKPAYSYSCLIALALKNSQNGSMSVSEIYKFMCEHFPYFKTAPTGWKNSVRHNLSLNKCFEKIEKPSANGTNQRKGCLWAINPAKVTKMDDEVQKWSRKDPMAIKKGMLLPHTLESLERGEMVKDYSSNGTASSCGSIESEDEEDPRTPASVSSQGSHGYDSAGSDFVDIETFTSVPDSSLPELNLQVSSGNGGGIYEELGDDRLHFGTATIQDNQYFLSNTSIQGNYSIVTPHAKPSPGGTLIVQKRDCEKVLGI; encoded by the exons ATGGATATGTCGAGCCTCTATCTTCAGCCTGAAGGACAAGTACATGGTGTGTGTGATCCCCAATGGAATGGTCTTTCTCTCCAAGAGATGATTGACTCAGACATCAAAGCAGAGTTTGATGATGTGATGAGAGATGATCCTTTGGATCTACAGGACATGGACTTGGAATTACTTAATGATTTGGGTAATTTTGATTCTCCCTTTGGTCGCTATGAAATTGGAAGTGAGTTGAGCACAGGAAGTGAGCTTACCCTTAGTTCCACACATCATTGGGTTGAAAGTGGAGGTGGAAGCTTGTCATCCACGTCTTCGACGGCTTCGGATCAACTCAGTCCTGATTTTGGAAGTCTTGAGGCAACGCGCTCTGCTTTAAATAATAGCTACTTTGAGGATCTGAATGGAGCCAATAATGTTATGGTGAATCCAAGTTCTGTTATGCCTGTGCATACCTCTCAACCGTCCCGTATTATCAGTGAAGCTAAACATGTCAAGACTGTGATTAGCAGCCAGGTTGCAAATCCTCATCGTCATGGGAGTGTTATCAAAATACAGACTACTAATCACTCCAATGCTATTCCTGCAGTTGCTTCTTCGGTCACTTACCCTTCCATAATCATGCCTATTTATACTACCACAGTTGCTTCTCAAACTCCTGGATCCTGTAACACAATTCATGTTGGTCCCAGGTTAGGAAAAACTGTTAAAGTCATTCCTCCTATTTCATCTCCCATGCAAGTCAATTCTCCTCAGCACATTCAGCAACGAACTCAAATACATCAACAAATccataatatcaataataagcATTCAGCCAGTAAGAAAAAGTCATTGAGTCACAACTCTTCACTACAAAAACCTGCTGAAAAAGAAAACGGGTTCCCCAAGCCAGCATACTCATATTCTTGTCTCATTGCCCTGGCtcttaaaaatagtcaaaatggAAGCATGTCCGTCTCAGagatttataaattcatgtg tgAACATTTCCCCTACTTCAAAACTGCACCTACTGGGTGGAAAAATTCTGTCCGACATAATTTGAGtttgaataaatgttttgaaaagatAGAAAAGCCTTCCGCTAATGGTACAAATCAGAGAAAGGGATGTCTTTGGGCTATTAACCCTGCAAAAGTTACTAAAATGGATGATGAAGTTCAAAAGTGGTCCAGAAAGGATCCTATGGCCATTAAGAAGGGAATGCTTCTACCTC ACACTCTGGAGTCATTAGAAAGGGGTGAAATGGTCAAGGACTATAGTTCAAATGGTACTGCTTCCTCTTGTGGAAGTATCGAGTCGGAGGACGAGGAAGATCCTAGAACTCCAGCCTCAGTTTCTTCACAAGGAAGTCATGGATACGACTCTGCAGGCTCTGATTTTGTAGATATCGAGACCTTTACTTCTGTACCAGATTCATCCCTCCCCGAATTGAATCTTCAG GTTAGCAGTGGAAACGGAGGCGGAATTTATGAGGAACTAGGAGACGATCGTCTCCATTTCGGAACGGCCACTATTCAAGATAACCAATATTTCCTATCAAATACTTCCATTCAGGGCAACTACTCTATTGTTACTCCTCATGCCAAACCCTCACCAGGCGGCACTCTGATAGTACAGAAGCGTGATTGCGAGAAAGTGTTAggcatttaa
- the LOC121121056 gene encoding integrin beta-2, with protein sequence MQLFKTTFFSIPILSFTLLHIFSLPLSRASSSCTDDLGNKITDCDACMRHLGCVWCNDREPNGMARGCITESQAMSDCDKSINLKNSIEYIRDSPLDTDSSDKIRVFPQEVQLTLRPNHPYELDFEVALSDNPVDIYFLMDLSSSMNKSKSNLVDASESIARRISELSSSFKIGFGSFSDKLVPPFGMTKRYSDSRNYLRSYSYRHQMSLGTDVEEFRRRVQFSDLAGNVDSPESGLEALSQAILCEEEIGWTPGDVRRVIIFISDKEQHFALDGKMGGLYTMSQGKCELSSVRGETYLTYSKSREYDYPSFGQIRHELRKKNVVVIFAIESFMVSLYRDLSLFLQGTDNVGALTEDPSSIEEIVVEQYQSIKNRISMTVNSSHHGLLKCTLHGDCISEKTLKRQQSDLVCNDVETQKPYKFKVKVTASSDLCLETDTDGQHKSFSIQLQGYEKDQLSVKAKCAYCSCPDVEPGSRKCSGNGNFICGGCQCYDGFSGRNCECNDNDVLNAQNREDSCKFESEDEVCNGRGECVCAKCLCSGSEYLGKACQCRSKDCPGFSSSSGICNGKGICECRESNSTTPTCKCDEGFSGDNCDCPTSDERCRAALTGDDVCSGKGECICGKCQNCKDGYRGDFCQIDPVISVCNKLSPCIKHFLLRKNSTENELRLEKKLCSSTFIGNTFRPYLNMGCKIQDDLSLEDSFFLLIGDYNDCDQMEQRYNQSLAQKEDEEGNDELPTRGDLGRIEQIRKIDTADFKFCTFRYGDCNIEYFHNRLDSNDIYEERKSGVVYVVYSKNKDGVWSPHTNCREGLSLPLILGSSVGSLLLFGLITLIAFCAIVTTRDKRAYGQYEAWKAENIRNLQGNSNPTYIQPRSIVDN encoded by the exons ATGCAGCTCTTCAAGACGACCTTCTTCTCAATTCCTATTCTTTCCTTTACATTGCTACACATATTCTCTCTTCCGCTCAGCAGAGCATCATCCTCATGCACTGATGACCTTGGAAACAAAATAACTGACTGTGATGCATGTATGCGCCACTTAGGGTGTGTTTGGTGTAATGATCGTGAACCGAACGGAATGGCAAGAGGCTGTATAACGGAGTCTCAAGCCATGAGTGATTGtgataaatcaatcaatttgaAAAACTCAATTGAATATATTCGTGATTCCCCATTGGACACGGACTCCTCAGATAAAATACGCGTCTTTCCTCAGGAAGTTCAACTGACACTTCGTCCAAACCATCCATATGAATTGGATTTTGAGGTTGCTCTCTCAGACAATCCTGTggatatttatttccttatggATCTTAGTTCATCAATGAATAAAAGTAAAAGCAATTTAGTAGACGCGAGTGAGTCCATTGCCCGAAGGATAAGTGAGCTCTCTTCCTCCTTTAAAATTGGTTTTGGAAGTTTCTCTGATAAGCTTGTTCCACCTTTTGGAATGACGAAGCGCTACTCAGACTCAAGGAACTATCTGCGTTCTTATAGTTATCGCCATCAAATGAGTCTTGGAACGGATGTTGAAGAGTTTCGTCGAAGAGTCCAATTTTCTGATCTTGCAGGAAATGTAGATTCACCCGAGTCAGGCCTTGAAGCTCTTTCTCAAGCCATACTCTGTGAAGAAGAGATAGGATGGACTCCGGGCGATGTTAGAAGAGTTATCATTTTCATATCTGATAAAGAACAGCACTTTGCTTTGGATGGAAAAATGGGAGGTCTTTATACTATGTCTCAAGGAAAATGTGAATTAAGTTCCGTTCGAGGGGAAACATATCTAACTTATTCCAAGAGTAGAGAGTATGATTATCCTTCCTTTGGGCAAATTAGGCACGAGcttcgtaaaaaaaatgtagtcgtTATTTTTGCTATCGAGAGCTTCATGGTGTCTTTGTACAGAGATTTAAGTCTATTCCTTCAAGGGACAGACAACGTTGGAGCACTCACTGAAGATCCAAGTTCTATCGAAGAAATTGTTGTCGAACAGTATCAAAGTATAAAGAACAGAATCAGTATGACCGTTAATAGTAGCCACCATGGATTGCTTAAATGCACCTTGCATGGAGACTGTATTTCGGAAAAAACTCTGAAAAGACAACAGTCTGATTTGGTTTGTAATGATGTTGAAACTCAGAAaccttataaatttaaagttaaagtaACTGCATCCTCTGATCTGTGTTTAGAAACTGACACAGATGGGCAGCATAAGTCATTCTCCATTCAACTGCAGGGCTATGAAAAAGATCAGCTTTCTGTCAAAGCAAAATGTGCATATTGTTCCTGTCCTGATGTAGAACCAGGCTCTAGAAAGTGTTCTGGGAACGGGAATTTCATTTGTGGAGGTTGTCAGTGCTATGATGGATTTAGTGGAAGGAATTGTGAATGTAATGATAATGACGTTTTGAATGCTCAAAATCGAGAGGATTCTTGTAAATTCGAATCTGAAGATGAAGTATGTAATGGACGAGGGGAATGCGTTTGTGCTAAGTGTCTGTGTAGCGGTTCTGAATATCTGGGCAAAGCCTGCCAGTGTAGATCAAAAGACTGTCCTGGATTTTCTTCCTCCAGTGGGATATGCAACGGGAAAGGCATTTGTGAGTGTAGGGAAAGCAACTCTACGACTCCTACTTGTAAATGTGATGAAGGGTTCTCTGGAGATAATTGTGATTGTCCTACAAGTGATGAACGATGTAGAGCTGCTTTAACAGGTGATGATGTATGTTCTGGAAAAGGAGAGTGTATCTGTGGTAAATGCCAAAATTGTAAAGATGGTTATAGAGGAGATTTCTGTCAAATTGATCCAGTTATATCTGTTTGTAACAAGCTCTCCCCCTGTATTAAGCATTTCCTTCTACGGAAAAACTCTACAGAGAATGAACTAAGACTCGAGAAGAAACTCTGTTCCTCCACTTTCATCGGAAATACTTTTCGCCCATATTTGAATATGGGTTGTAAAATTCAGGATGATTTAAGTTTGGAGGATAGTTTCTTTCTTCTTATTGGGGATTATAATGACTGTGATCAAATGGAACAAAGATATAATCAAAGTCTAGCTCAAAAAGAAGATGAGGAAGGAAATGATGAATTACCTACACGAGGAGATCTTGGACGGATCGAACAGATAAGGAAGATTGACACGGcagatttcaaattttgtacatttaGATATGGGGATTGTAACATTGAGTATTTTCACAACCGATTGGATTCGAATGATATTTATGAAGAAAgg aaaagtgGAGTTGTCTACGTCgtttattcaaagaataaagACGGCGTTTGGAGTCCTCACACCAATTGTCGTGAAGGTCTGTCCCTTCCTCTAATTTTGGGTTCATCCGTTGGCTCTCTATTACTTTTTGGTTTAATCACATTAATTGCTTTTTGTGCTATTGTAACGACTCGGGATAAAAGAGCCTATGGACAATATGAGGCTTGGAAAGCAGAAAACATTCGAAATCTTCAGGGTAACAGTAACCCCACGTATATACAACCAAGATCTAttgttgataattaa